The proteins below come from a single Mya arenaria isolate MELC-2E11 chromosome 8, ASM2691426v1 genomic window:
- the LOC128243169 gene encoding deoxynucleoside triphosphate triphosphohydrolase SAMHD1-like, whose amino-acid sequence MEAIVGATLPKLQDEHLKEIGIKPSEIKQVRKFIEDVTKDTSHHKIVNDPIHGHIKLHPLCVKIIDTPEFQRLRFIKQLGNGYFVYPGASHNRFEHSLGVCHLAGKLVRAFQDRQPKLEITYTDILCAEIAGLCHDLGHGPFSHLFDGMFIPAVKMDTDPKWTHEKGSTKMFDHLVKENKLEKEFEKYGLTEQDRVFIKEQIDRPNELDQKNWTLNGRPKEKSFLYEVVSNKRNGIDVDKWDYFARDCHMLGIRNNFDHNRCIEFSRVISVKKEVIPVKKEVNSEAEEEVNSEAEEKVNSEAEEEVNSEAEEEVNSEAEEKVNSEAEEKVNLEAKEEVNSEAEEEFQICYRDKEVGNLYEMFHTRRTLHSKAYQHKTTKIIETMVTEALVEANGFIEFTGKDKKKFKMSESIHDMKAFSQMTDDVFNRILNSTNDGLKESREILEKVLKRDL is encoded by the exons a TGGAGGCTATAGTAGGAGCGACATTGCCGAAACTTCAAGATGAGCATTTGAAGGAAATAGGCATAAA GCCATCGGAGATTAAACAAGTAAGGAAGTTTATCGAAGACGTAACTAAAGATACATCACATCACAAG ATTGTCAACGACCCAATTCACGGGCATATAAAACTCCATCCACTGTGTGTTAAAATCATCGACACTCCGGAATTCCAGCGTCTTCGGTTCATAAAGCAACTCGGCAACGGCTATTTCGTATATCCAGGAGCATCTCACAACAGATTTGAACATAGTTTGGG GGTGTGTCATTTAGCGGGAAAATTGGTGCGTGCGTTTCAAGATCGGCAGCCAAAACTGGAAATCACGTACACTGACATTCTCTGTGCGGAAATAGCGGGACTTTGTCATGACCTTG GTCACGGACCATTCTCACATCTCTTTGATGGAATGTTCATTCCCGCTGTCAAAATGGATACGGATCCAAAATGGACG CATGAAAAAGGATCTACCAAAATGTTTGATCATCTGGTGAAAGAAAACAAGCTGGAAAAGGAATTTGAAAAATACGGACTGACAGAGCAAGAccgtgtgtttatcaaggaacAGATTGATAGACCCAATGAACTAGACCAGAAG AACTGGACACTGAATGGAAGACCAAAGGAAAAGAGTTTTTTATACGag GTGGTTTCCAACAAGCGGAATGGCATTGACGTTGACAAATGGGACTATTTCGCGCGGGATTGCCACATGCTGGGAATTCGGAACAACTTTGACCATAATCGATGCATCGAGTTTTCCCGCGtgatttcagtaaaaaaagAGGTGATTCCAGTAAAAAAAGAGGTGAATTCAGAAGCTGAAGAAGAGGTGAATTCAGAAGCTGAAGAAAAGGTGAATTCAGAAGCTGAAGAAGAGGTGAATTCAGAAGCTGAAGAAGAGGTGAATTCAGAAGCTGAAGAAAAGGTGAATTCAGAAGCTGAAGAAAAGGTGAATTTAGAAGCTAAAGAAGAGGTGAATTCAGAAGCTGAAGAAGAGTTCCAGATTTGTTACCGGGATAAG GAAGTGGGAAACTTGTATGAGATGTTTCACACTCGCCGTACGCTACATAGTAAAGCCTACCAACACAAAACCACCAAGATCATAGAGACAAT gGTTACTGAAGCTCTAGTTGAAGCCAACGGTTTTATCGAATTTACTGGAAAAGATAA gaaaaagtttaaaatgtcTGAGTCCATACATGATATGAAAGCCTTCAGTCAGATGACGGACGATGTGTTCAACCGCATACTTAATTCAACAAACGATGGTCTGAAGGAGTCACGAGAAATTCTCGAAAAAGTGTTAAAGCGCGATCTTTAG